The following nucleotide sequence is from Deltaproteobacteria bacterium.
CGGAGCTCTGGCTCTGGGATTGATGCACCTGTTACTTCGCGAGAACCTCGTCGATCAAGAATTTTTGTCAACTTTCGTTCAGGGGTTTGAGGAATTAAAAACGAGAATTCTCCC
It contains:
- a CDS encoding molybdopterin-dependent oxidoreductase is translated as MVYSLKYGTSVETYATRTSALADRTFLVRPGSDGALALGLMHLLLRENLVDQEFLSTFVQGFEELKTRILP